In Lolium rigidum isolate FL_2022 chromosome 7, APGP_CSIRO_Lrig_0.1, whole genome shotgun sequence, the DNA window AATTTTCTGTCttccaattttgatatgaaagatctcggtgaagcttcatatgtcctcggcattgagattcatcgagataggtctaaaggtgtgttgggactatcacaaaaggcatactttGAGCGAGTACTAAAGAAATTCAATATGCATAAGTGCTCCGGCTCACCTGCCCGATGAGTCAAGGGCGATAAGTTTGGGACATTTCAATGTCCGAGGAACCAAATTGAAACTGATCAGATGAAGTCGGTTCCTTATGCTTCAATTGTCGGAAGCATCATGTATGCACAAGTTTGTACACGCCCTGACTTGGCTTTTATAACCGGGATGCTTGGCAGATTCCAATCAAATCCAGGACTAGACCACTCGGAAGGCCGCAAAGAAAGTCTTGCGTTATATGCAAGAGACAAAAGGGTACATGCTTACGTACTGAAGGTCCGATAGCCTACAAGTTGTTGGTTATTCGGACTCGATCATGCCGGTTGTGTGGATAGTAAGAAATCCACGTCAGGTTATGTATTCACACTTGCCGGAGGAGCTATATCGTGGAAAAGCTCCAAACAAACTATAGTTGCTTCATCTACGATGCAAGCAgagtttatagcatgttatgaggccACTGGGCAGGCTGTATGGCTAAAGAATTTCATTCCCGGACTTAAAGTGGTCGACAGCATTTCAAAACCACTTCTATTGTACTGCGATAATGAACCCGCAGTTTTCTATGCGAATAACAACAAGTCAAGTGATGctgccaaacacattgacattaagtatcatgttgtgatgcataggatccaggatcaaacaactaatgttaagcatataagtacgactcgtatgcttgcggatccgctaacgaaaggcttaccacccagaatTTTTCGTGAGCATGTTGCCGGCATGGGATTACTTGGAAGCCTTATGATTCCGGAATAAAGGGACCATAATAAGAACCACTCCCAATAAGTATTATGATATCCATTTCAAGATAGGCTGGTATGCCATAAGTGTTGAGGTTCAATAGCATTTCATTGGTTGTTGTAACACCTCACTTTGGTTTATTATTCCTATGGAGAATGGGCAAATGATGTTAAACCTAACGATCAAGGGGAGAATGTTGGTTGATCTCGTCGAGTTCGACGAGTCATTTTCGGTTAGCAGAGAAAAGTCAAAACTTAACGTTAAAGGGATGGGCCCACTGGACCAACGTCCGGGGCTTGATCTGTACGTGACTTGTTCTCGTATGTAACAAACGCACCCTCGATCGGGGTGCCAAAACCAACTCGATGGTTTTGGTCCCCGTTGCGTTGTGCCATATAAAGGGGAGTCTGGCAGAGATCGATACCCAGTTAACGATCTAAACATCTGCTTCCCCCACATCCCAAAACTCTACCGATCTAGAGTGGCCAGAAGCAACGGGAAGACTGGAACCTCGTCGCTCTGTTCCAGGGCAGTGCAGGTGGCGGCCAGAGGGGACCAGGAGGATCCCCAGATCGTCATCGTCCACaagttcgtcatcaacaccgccacACCAAGCCTGCCTCACGCAGGCGTCGATGGGATCGTCAATGACCCGTAATGCATCTCTAAACCTCTCTGATTATGATCATTAGGTGTTCTAGTGGCTATTGTTCACGATCTGGTGTTACTCTTGAAGTATTAGGCCTAACAAGCAAATCCCTTACTTTGAAGTTCAAGAACCAAATCATCTAGCTCCCTGTCTATTACTGTGATATCACCATGGCCGACATTAAGAATGAACCTAACTTTGTTAAACAACTTCAGCAAGTCGAGGTTAAGAGGCTCCAGTTGCACTTTCTGCACAGCATACTTGATTATGCTCTAGTTTACTTTTTGTCGAGTAAAAAAAAGATAACAGGAGCAACAAACTACTGTCTACCTTTCTTTTCTCATAGTATTCAAGCCTCAGGTCAAAGAACTCTTCAAGAACTACAGAAATAGTGAGATTCAGCAACCAGATAGTGTATAATTTATTTTTTTGGCCATACATCTCAAGCTGGGAATACTCACTTTCTTCCGGGGTCTTATATTTTCGGATAGTTAGACCAGTCCTGTCAATTAGGCGCATGTTTGTTGTTCCAACTGCTGTTACGAGGTTAAGTTTCTTCTCCAAACCTTCTTGCACAACTATTTCCATATTCTCCTTGTCCAACGTTAGTTTAAACTCAAAACTTGTATCATCATGATGAATCAAACGGACCATCTGCAATTGGATCATAATCTTTAGAAAGTCATCTTTATGTATTGACAACCAAGTTACCTGCAAAGTATTGTATTCTGGATTTCCGGCTACCTCAATATATAGTTCCTTGGTCTTAAAACACACGAAAGATTCCAGAAAATCTTTATAATCCAACGTCCAGCAATGGATTGGCAATTCTGTGATATGCACTGCATGCTCGTCGATAACATCTATAACACCAGTGGTGCTGTATGTGCTGCCTTCGACTGTTGCACCTGTCTTCTCTATACGGCCCTGCCAGCTCAGAAACAAAACATATTACACTTCAGCATCCACCGATCTATAGTAGAATTTGTTGTGTACAtgaatataaaaaaaaaattacaaagtaTTGTTGACCTTGAAGCCCCTATACCATGGGTCCATTGGTTCAATGCACTCATAATTAAGTAATCGTCTCAAGTTAGCAATGATGTCCCTTGGGTTATAGCTTGGAACACTGCTATTGCATCGTCTACTTCCATTGACCAAAACCATGGGAATGATTGGAATGTACCTAAGAATATGTCACAACAGAATCTGATCATGTTTCAGGATCAAGTATTCATTAACTTTATCAAATATTAATGTTCTGAGAGCAGTACCATATGGGTTCAACAGAGCGTCCAGATTCTTCcaaattgttaagcaaaatatcaTCCGCCTCAGGGAACAGAAGGCGTGTCACAAGGGATAAACATGTAAACAAGTCACAACCGTCAGCATTATCCAGGCCTCCCTGATACCTACTACCAAATAGACCAAGGGGCATCAAGAGGTTTAAGTTGTTACTGCCCACGAAATCATGAGCCATGCTGATTATTGTATCCTCGGCACTCTGCTGACCATGGTTGTATGCTGCTTGTTCCACAGCATATCCAGCGAGCCAAGAGACCTGCATCACGGGAAATAAGGTAGTATCTCGATTAGACCGTCTTTTATTGAAGCCTCAAATACACAAATTTGGCAAGCCGTAACGAAATCCGTCTTCATAACAGACCTTAGCCTCTCTAACAAGCTTTTTCTTGAATGCGGCAAACAAAATCTTCCTCTGGCCTTGATTGAGCCCATCAATCGCAGAAGGGACTGACCACTGCAACTCCGGTGTCAAGGCCATGCCAAATAAAACAATTCGTGTACTAGATGTGTTCCCTGCCAAGATTATATGCCATTGCAAATTAGGTGGTCAATGCTTCTTAAATCTGATAGTAAATCTAGAGAAAAGTAATCGAGAAATAGATACCAACCAAGATACCTCCTATTTTAGATGGATGCATCTAACATGGGGTTTTTGAAGGATCACTTTGGAATCGTTTGTGATTATTGAAGATCAAATGAGATACCTTTTAATGCTAATTGTTCATGTAATTTCAAAATCGCACCAATTTcgcaattgtttttttttttgttctgaagtgtataagtagattgtattagccctttccatcacttcgaacttttggttgtgttggctaATGTATGAAGCTTGACAAGGCACGGTCTAGAGTTACTAGGCTGTGGAGATCAAGTGCTCTCTGGTCTTGACATGCATGTCATAGCAAAAATTGATAATCATGTTTCAAGAATTAAGATTCCAGTATTCCAAAGATCCTTAGCATCCTACTAAACTTAATGCAGGTCCTTCCAGTCGGTGTCCATACAGAAATTCAAATGTATCACAACATTTAGTTGTAGGAAATATGTAACATATTAGTAGAATATAATATATATGTTGGTAAACGAAGATCGGCCGCTCTGGTGTATGATAGAGACCGAAATGAAAAGGTTCTGCAACCTGGGATCACATAACGATTGACATCTTCATCATACTTTGTTCAAGCATAAATTCTGAAGTGGGGCTAAAAGACAAAATGAAGCAACTGACATGGTAGTGCGAGTTGAGCAAATTGGCAAGTGCAAGGGTCCTAATTGGTATTCTTTGAGCATTGCCACCCTCAACTCCGACATCGCTCAGGTCTCTCCCTCCCTCAACGAATGTGACACACGCCTTAGCCATTTTGCTAACTCTAGGCTCTCGAATAGATGCTTCTATGTCCAACACTTCGGGCATTTGCAGGTTGACGGCAGGGCCAGGGCAGTTTGGCGCAATGCTGCTCCTAAAACCTGCCAAACCTTCAGCTGGCAACCCTGGCATGCCCTGCGTCACCATCTCCCAACAAATCAAATATGTCGCCATCAGCTCTGCCCCTTGCCGTGCTGCCCTTCATGACCCAAGGATGAACAAGTCAATCACCTGCTTATTCACTGTCTGTGTGCCCGAGAGGTCTAGAATACCCTCGCTGGCTCATGTCCAAGCTTCGTCGCCTAATCTCGATGATCTCTGGGAAAGCCACTGTGACTCCTTCGTCAGCGCCACCATCTGCACCGCCATCAGCTGGAATATATGGAAGTGAAGAAACGCCGTTGTCTTCAACAATGTGGATACACCCCTCCTCGTCTTCACCCGGCAGATGCGCCACGGATATCAGGCTCTGGGCCAACCGATGTACCAATtccactactccctccgattttgTATAATTTTGTACTAAATTCTTGATAGTTATCATGGGTCAGAGGGATTACTAAAAATGCGCTTGTAAACTGCTGCAATGATATGAAAAGTTCAGGCTCGCCACATGCCCACCGTAGTTGcaatcaaaccaaaaaaaaattgtattcTATCACCAAATTTATGCACACATAGGGTCGTGGCTCAGAAGAAGGTAAATCAGTTGGAGTAATATAGTTCAATTCCCAACCGCTATTGAACCTTTTCAGGCAGACCATATTTAGATCTTCAAATCATGATTCACACAGAAAAATTGGACGCTGGAATCGGGTAATTTTACTTGGACAAACGAGGGAGTGAAACATTATGGAGACGACCAGCATTCGCAAAACCAGAACAGCAGAAATGTAAATCTAAAAGGTAAAACCCTAAACTGACAAGGAAAGAATACGGTACGTACGTACTGGTGGTTCTAGCCTCTCAGGGCCGACTCCGTTGATCAGGCAGGCGATGCTGCTCGGTGGAACTCGGCTTCCGCCGGCGGCGGACCGAACCAGCCAAATCTCCACCCGCCCGCCTTGAGATTTTGATTCCGGATCGTGGGCTCCATATTCCATCGGCTTTATACCCTTCGTTTTGGGCtgagaaaggaaacaaaaaaTACTTTCCACTTACGGACGTTCGGCGACGCAAACACTATCTGCCGTTCGTTGCAGAGCTTAAAAAAGACGGACAATGACTCTATAGAGGACTTTGATACTGATTTGGCGAGCTCCGAGGCTGGAGTTCGCCAGGATCAATGAGAGTTATGGGTTTGAACAGTCGAGGACTGTCCTCTGACTCGGCTGTTCGAAAGCTGCAGGATCTGCAGAGGCAACACAAACCGGACATAATCTTTCTATCGGAGACCCATCTTGATAGAACGAGTGGTGAACGGCTAAAGCTGAAACTGGGATTTGCAAACATGTATGTGGCAAATTGCAGTACTAATGGAAGAGGAGGCGGACTGTTGATGTTTTATGCTCAACACGTTCGAATAGACCTTAAATACCTTCACAACAATTATATTGATGTGCTGGTGTTGGGTGATGATAGGATTGGCGTCTTACTGGTTTATATGGAGAATCTGTTTGGAGACACAAACATAGAACATGGACTTGACTTCGTGATTTGCATGGACAGGCACAATACCCATGGCTGGTAATAGGCGATATGAATGAGATACTGTACAATTCAGAGAAAGAAGGTGGTCAACCTAGACCACAAAAATATATGCAAGCCTTTCGGAACTGCCTCACTGATTGTGGTTTAGAAGACCTGGGTTATACAGGCAACATATTCACATGGCGTCAAGGTGGTGTTCGGGAACGCCTTGACCGTGCAGTAGGAAATGCTGGGTGGAGCAACTTGTTCCCACATTCAGCACTGCATCACCTGACATACTCGGGCTCAGATCACCGCCCTATTATGGTAGATACTGAAACTTATGTTGTGGCAATGCAGAAACGAATGATAAGACGGCGTTTTGAAGGTCACTGGTTGAAGGAGGAAAAGGTTGGGGATATTGTGACCACAGCGTGGGAACACTCTCCACCGCAAGCTCCTATCATGTCAAAATTACATTCGGTGCACTCTGAACTCCATGAGTGGGATCGAAATGTTTTGAAAGCCCCAAGGAAAAAGATAAAGGAGCTAACAAAAGAGTTGGACCAACTACTCTGTAAACCAATGGGGAATGATAATTCTCAGAGGTAGGCAGAGGTGACAAGGCTCATAGAAATTGCGCTTGAGCAGGAAAAGATGCATTATATGCAGAGAAGCAGAGCAAACTGGTTAATTAATGGGGACCGTAATACGACTTTCTTTCAAAATTTTGCAAAGGCACGAAGGAAGAGAAATGCTATTACCAAACTGAAGGATGAAAATGGGAATTGGAAGGAAGGGAATGAGGAGATCGGTGCTCATATAAAAAAGTACTTTTCTTCTCTGTTCCAAACTAGTATTCCGGCGACGGATGACACACTTCTAAACCGTGTCACGCCCCGTGTTTCGAGGGAGATGAATGAGTCTTTACTGAAGCCATATACAGCAGAAGAGGTGAAGGCGGCTATGTTCAGTATAGGAGATTATAAAGCTCCTGGGACGGATAGCCTGCATGCTATCTTTTTCAAGAAATTCTGGTCAGTTGTAGGAGATCAAGTTACAACTGAAGTTTTGCAAGCCCTAAATACCGGTGTGATCCCTGAAGGTTGGAACGAAACTGCAATAGTTCTCATACCCAAGGTGGAGAGTCCAGAGCTTGTCACACAATTCAGATCGATCAGCTTGTGCAATGTTATGTACAAAGTTGTTATAGCAAAGGTTCTGGCTAAACGTCTAAAAATGATTTTGCCAGAGATTATATCACCAACCCAGAGTGCATTTGTGCCGGGTAGGTTGATTTCAGACAACGTTTTAGTTGCTTATGAATGTTTTCATACAATCAAGAAAAGAAGACAAGGGAACAATGGAATTTGTGCCATTAAATTGGACATGAATAAAGCCTACGATCAGGTCGAGTGGGGATTTTTAAAGGACATGATGTTGCGTCTAGGCTTCTCTGAATCTTGGGTCAGCATGATCATGGCGTGTGTGACAAGTGTGAATTACAGGATTTGGTTTAATTCGGATGAAACTGATTGCTTCTCCCCATCTAGAGGAATCAGGCAAGGTGATCCCTTATCTCCATATCTGTTCTTGTTATGTAGTGAGGGGCTTTCAAGTTTGCTAGAATTTGAGGAGGTGACCGGTGGTATTCAAGGTGTCAGAGTGTGCCGTAGTGCACCGGCGATTTCTCACTTGCTCTTCGCCGATGATTCTCTGATCCTGATGAATGCTGATGTGTCAAACGCCACAGCCCTCTGAAAAGTTCTAGACTTATATTGTGCAATCTCTGGACAGCTTGTAAGTGAAGCTAAATCTAGTGTTTTTTCAGTCCAAACACTAGAGTGGAAATTCGAGAGGTGATTTGCAGAAAGCTCAATATTGTGACTGAGTCATTGTCAGATAAGTACCTTGGCTTGCCAACCCTTGTGGGTGCAGACCGAAGTGACTCTTTTCAACACCTAATTGATAGAATAAATCAGAGGATCAATGGGTGGAATGAGAAGCTACTTTCTATGGGAGGGAAAGAAATACTACTTAAGGCGATTGCACAATCTATTCAAGTTTATGCAATGTCTGTGTTCAACCTACCTAAGAAAATTTGCAAGGAGATCAACAATGCAATTGCTAGGTACTGGTGGGGAGGAACGGAACAAAATAGGAAAATTCACTAGATGGCCTGGTGGAAGATGTCAGTCCCAAAGCAAGATGGAGGCATGGGTTTTCGTGATCTACATAGTTTTAACCAAGCAATGCTTGCTAAACAATGTTGGAAGCTACTAAGTGACCCTGATTCTTTATGTGCACATGTCCTTAGAGCGAAATATTACCTAGACGGGGACCTACTGAATGCTGTGTTGAAGAAGGGTTCGTCTTTTACATGGCAAAGCATCATGTCTGGTCTGAAAACTTTCAAACGTGGTATCATATGGAGAGTTGGTGATGGTTCAACAATTAACATTTGGGCGGACCAATGGATACCCTCTAGTCCAGACCGCAAGGTTATGACTCCAAGAGGTAACTGCTTGTTGTCCACTTTCCAGGAGTTGATAAACCCTGTGACGGAATACTGGGATGAAGAATTGTTAAAGGAAATTTTTTGGTCGATTGATGTGGAGAGAATACTACAAATTCCTCTTCCAAGGCATGGGCAGTCTGATTTCATTGCTTGGCATTTGAACACAATCAGGTTGTTTTACTGTGAGATCAGCTTATCATGAAGAATGGAAAGCACGATACAGTCGTAGACTAGATAGAGGTGATGGAACCAATCGTGCATCACCACATCTAGTATGGAAGAAAATCTGGAATGCAGGAGTGCCAAGAAAGGTTCAGATTTTTAATTGGCGTGTGCGCTACATGGCATTGTTCCATGCCATTGCATATTGTCCTGTTTGTAACACTGACCCTGAGGATTTAAAACACATGTTGTTTCGATGTGATCAAGTAGCAGAAGTATGGAGAGAACTAGGGATACTTGAGCTTGTACGAAAAGCCTTGGAAGTTGATTTGGCTGGGTCGACGGTTTTAGAAGAATTACTGTGTTCTGACTTTCCTGATGAAGAACAGCTTCACTGAAACTGTCTTAGTTTCCTGCTGGTATATATGGTGGATGAGGAGAAAGATTAAGACCAATGAATCTACACCAATACCAAGAAGAGCAGCTCTGAGTATCAAAGGCATTGTGGCAAATAATGCAAAGGTGAAAGGGCAAAGCAATAGTGTGAAGAGACATGGGTGGTGTAAACCACCGCCTGGAATTCTAAAAttgaatgttgatgcttcttactTGGTGGATTCTGGAACAGGAGCTATAGAAGCAATTATTCGTGACTCCGGGGGAAACTTTATTGCAGCTACCTGTGATTAGATGGAGCATGCGATTGATGCTTCAACTATGGAAGCTAAGGCATTACTTCAAGGGCTACAATTAGCTGAAGCTATAGGAGGGAGCTCTATCATGGTTGAATCTGACTCAATGGAGGTTGTTGATGCTGTGAAAAATCCTTTTGATTACAGAGGTACGGGAGCAGTTATCATCGACAATTGTCGAGAGTTATTTATGACTCTGGGCAAGGCAACTTTGAAGCACTGTCCGTGAGAAGCGAATGGAGCGGCGCATGAGCTGGCTCGCCGAGGTGCTCAATGGGGTTCAGCAGAGGCTTGGTTCGATAATCCTCCTAATTTTATTTTGCCTGTGCTTGTAAACGATATGATTATTATCCAATAAAGTTGTCGAAAGTAGAAAAAAATAAGCAAGTTACCGCACCCATTCGCCGCCTCACGTCCTCTCCCCTCCTATGGTGTTTGCTGATCCTTGATTTGCGGACTTCAAAAGAGGCCTCGCTTAGAGCATCTTTGGCAACTCTAGCAGACTCTACATTAAATCCGCATAATAACCACCACTTTACGCGTTTGGAGGTACAAAAATTGCTAGTACATTGAGCCCgcatttgaaaatatttttcaaGACCATTCAGTTTTACGCCGCGGAAACCCCAAGTATGAGTTTCGTGAGCTCTTCCTAGCACGAGTTCCATCCGTTGAAATTGGCGCGAAGGACATTTCACCGCCTGCCAGAACGCTCCTGCTCCGCAACCGGCGCGACGAAAGACTATGCCAATGAGTATTTTCGCATAGGCGAAAATATGACCATGAAATCTATTCGTAGGTTTTGCAAGGTTATGATCTGTGTGCATGGACCGACATATCTTCGAGCCCCAACGAAGAAGATACCATTAGATTAATGGCGGAGAACGAATGTCAAGGTTGGCTGGGTATGCTCGGTAGCATTGATTGTATTGTATGCACTAGACTTGGAAAAATTATCCAAAGGCTTGGCAAAGCATGTATTGTGGCAATAGGAAGGAGCCCACGATCGTGGTTGAGGAAGTTGCATCCCAGGACCTATGGATTTGgctaagtttttttttctttttggtttgGTAGGTTCTCTCAGCGATATCAATATGTTGCATAAATCCCACCTTTTTGTCCAACTAGTTAAAGGTGATGCCCCAACTTACAACTATACCATTAATGGAAGGGAGTATACAATCAAAAACTACCTTGCCAATGGTATATAACCGGATTGGGTTACATTTGTGAAGAGCATCATGGTTCCAAAAGGCAGAGCCGAAGCTGAATTTGCAAAAACACAAGAGGCAGCCTGAAAAGAAATTAAGGGGGCTTTTGATGTTTTTGAAGCTAGATTTGAAACAGTCCGAGGTCCATCCCGGTTTTGGGATAAGCAAACCTTCAACGACATCATGACCACTTGTGTGACTCTTCACAATATGATCATCGAGAACTTGTCATTTTTCTTTGACAATGTTGGTACTCGGGTCAAACCAGAAGATATCCGGATGCTATTGTGGCATTTATTGAAACACACCGTGAGATTGAGAATGCCGGATCCGCAGAACAACTTCAACTTGATCTCATTCAAAACCATTGGCGGAGGCACAACAAATAGGTAGTGTCACATTTGGATTTATTTATATTTCAAACCATGTATTATTTGATGTACCGATGCTAAACGTTTGTTGTATTTTGGATTATTATTGTATTATATGACCCTAAAATATTTGTTGTATCATTTGCTTTATTGTGATTCATATGTAAAATATTGCAAAACCATTATGCGGTGCTTTGGAAAAACATCGCGCAAAATATGCTATTATGCCGCAAAAATGGGCGACCGGCTTGGAATATGTTGTTTTTCCAGGCAGCAAAACACATCATAGTTTTATGGGGCAAAAATCGCAGCGGCGGAACAGATAGCTTTAAAAAAAACTTGAAATATATCTTGAGGCGCACCCATTTCATATTTTTCTTTCCAAACTCTCTTCTTCCTCAACGGAGTCACCCGCCCTCTTCGGCTAGGCCGCACTAGAGCCACCCGCCCCTCAGCCACATCGGGCCCCTACCCCTGCACCTTCGCCGCCCACCCCTCGCCCATGACGGTCACCCGAGGCCGCGCCGCGTTGCCCACCCTTTGCTGCCCCACCGCCCCTCCCCTGCGCCTCCCTTGCACTAACCCATTCGAGTTAAGTGTAGCATGAGCAAAATCCATCAAAATATTTTATAAGAGCATGTATAATGAGGGATGTCAGACTTCCTTTAGAGCTACAACGTAGGAACCtaatttcctaccaaaatttaattaattCTTATTAATTGCAAGGAATAACAATAAGAAATAATTTATTATACATGTTATTGTTATTGTCTTCTCTAAAAATGATGTAAAGGGCTAAGAGAAGGCGttcattgagaacaagcaagtgcgtccAC includes these proteins:
- the LOC124672597 gene encoding DNA topoisomerase-like protein cin-4 — translated: MALTPELQWSVPSAIDGLNQGQRKILFAAFKKKLVREAKVSWLAGYAVEQAAYNHGQQSAEDTIISMAHDFVGSNNLNLLMPLGLFGSRYQGGLDNADGCDLFTCLSLVTRLLFPEADDILLNNLEESGRSVEPIWYCSQNINI